In a genomic window of Coprococcus eutactus:
- a CDS encoding site-specific integrase, translating to MAKAGRGQTRRDSKRRVLRPGESVRADGKYQYKYHIDGKPHFVYSWKLEPTDKLPKGKKPCLSLRELEKQVNTDLDLLINIVDGQMTVCELVDRYLKTKTGVRQSTKQGYVTVQRLLAKESFGEKTIRSVKTSDAKLFLIKLQQEDGKSYSSIHTIRGVLRPAFQMAVDDDILVKNPFGFQLAGVLVNDAVTREAISKDQMRKFLKFVHDDVVYCKYYEVVYILFHTGMRISEFCGLTLKDIDLEKRTVNIDHQLQRTSDMRYIIETTKTDAGTRVLPITEDVAEMFQAIIEDRNAPKVEKSIDGYSGFLFYDDNGIPLVAMHWQHRFNHMIGRYNDIYRVQMPNITPHVCRHTYCSNMAKSGMNPKTLQYLMGHSDISVTMNVYTHIGFDDAEEELKRMEDFRKAQTEIEKENEKTMSQKMFKVI from the coding sequence ATGGCAAAGGCAGGAAGAGGACAGACAAGGCGGGATTCTAAACGCAGAGTGCTTCGGCCGGGAGAGAGCGTAAGAGCAGATGGAAAATATCAGTATAAGTACCATATTGATGGGAAACCACATTTTGTCTATAGCTGGAAACTAGAACCAACGGACAAACTGCCAAAGGGCAAAAAGCCATGCCTGTCACTCAGAGAATTAGAGAAGCAGGTTAATACGGATTTGGATTTGCTTATAAATATCGTGGACGGGCAGATGACAGTGTGCGAATTGGTAGACCGATATCTGAAAACCAAAACAGGAGTAAGGCAGAGCACCAAGCAGGGATATGTTACAGTGCAGAGATTACTTGCAAAGGAATCTTTCGGGGAAAAGACAATCCGAAGTGTGAAAACATCGGATGCCAAGTTGTTTCTTATAAAGCTACAACAGGAAGATGGAAAAAGCTACAGTTCCATTCATACAATCCGGGGAGTGTTGCGACCAGCTTTTCAGATGGCGGTGGATGATGACATTCTTGTAAAGAATCCATTCGGATTCCAGCTTGCCGGAGTATTGGTAAATGATGCAGTCACAAGAGAGGCAATATCCAAAGACCAGATGCGAAAGTTCCTAAAGTTTGTGCATGACGATGTGGTGTACTGTAAATATTATGAAGTGGTGTACATACTCTTTCATACAGGAATGCGAATATCGGAATTTTGTGGATTGACACTGAAAGATATTGATTTGGAGAAACGAACAGTGAATATCGATCATCAGTTGCAGAGAACATCAGATATGCGATATATCATAGAAACAACAAAGACAGATGCCGGAACAAGGGTACTGCCGATTACAGAGGATGTAGCAGAAATGTTTCAGGCAATCATCGAGGACAGGAATGCTCCAAAAGTGGAAAAATCCATTGATGGCTACAGTGGCTTTTTATTTTATGATGACAATGGAATACCCCTTGTGGCAATGCACTGGCAGCACAGATTCAACCACATGATCGGCAGATACAATGATATTTACCGAGTGCAGATGCCAAACATTACACCTCATGTATGCCGACACACCTATTGCAGTAATATGGCGAAATCGGGAATGAATCCGAAAACACTGCAGTACCTCATGGGGCATTCGGATATATCGGTCACGATGAATGTCTACACGCATATCGGATTTGATGATGCTGAGGAAGAACTGAAACGAATGGAAGACTTCCGCAAGGCACAGACAGAGATTGAAAAGGAGAATGAGAAAACGATGTCGCAAAAGATGTTTAAGGTAATTTAA
- a CDS encoding DUF4209 domain-containing protein, which produces MNIYELLNKIVVNRRHSLSANLFTEEAREELDENEKHIFDLLRNISSLGTKINNKGIEFHPIFVMSDGSRTFSIDDISEDDYFVLQNLELDKIPLILRALIADLLWTKKKKFDAAKIAADAYWQLFKLWYKDEDNIGTLDMIRRAVCISAQTKQTALYNEIQEWFKEFIDTRAASTEGFFALRVMELFFEQKHFDVSVILKVLDDLIEENNDNIAKVEQAYELKVECLFKLQRKEEATQNNILLADYYIKFAEKIFQKDIQGALRAVNFFQKGIILYRNNGEPEKAETTHKRLVEIQREIPKIMVPFSIELDIKGVVDNLKVNMEGLSFEECVIRLTQMFVFEKQEDIKKRVIEEFKDNPISHLFGKSLINAQGQTVLALPPLDIHDPEKDPKLMELHMYQNALEKQKVTGDIWMKNALLIIRDKFVINKSMVEFLIKDNPIIPDGRERIFQSGLYMFLNGDYYEALHILAPQVENLFRNIAREVGGLTVTLEKDGSSMEKVLSSIFSLPELLDCYDNDILFTFRGLLNEQSGANIRNEIAHGIISEYACSTGVCLYFGVAVIKLLSLTSSSCYRILKNSEKLKHFEMPDKDALKVVK; this is translated from the coding sequence ATGAATATATACGAATTATTGAATAAAATTGTAGTGAATAGAAGACATTCGCTGTCGGCCAATTTGTTTACTGAAGAAGCTAGGGAAGAATTAGATGAGAACGAAAAACATATTTTTGATTTGTTGAGGAATATATCTTCTCTAGGAACAAAAATTAATAATAAAGGAATAGAATTTCATCCAATTTTTGTAATGTCCGATGGTAGTCGGACTTTTTCGATAGATGATATATCTGAAGATGATTATTTTGTGTTGCAGAATTTGGAATTGGATAAAATACCTTTGATCTTACGTGCGTTGATTGCAGATCTACTGTGGACTAAGAAAAAGAAATTTGATGCAGCTAAAATTGCAGCAGATGCATATTGGCAATTATTTAAGCTGTGGTATAAGGACGAAGATAATATTGGTACGCTTGATATGATTCGCAGAGCAGTGTGTATTTCAGCGCAAACAAAGCAAACTGCATTGTATAACGAAATACAAGAGTGGTTTAAGGAGTTTATAGATACTAGGGCAGCAAGTACAGAGGGCTTTTTTGCATTGAGAGTAATGGAATTGTTCTTTGAACAAAAGCATTTTGACGTATCGGTAATTTTGAAAGTATTAGATGATTTGATTGAAGAAAACAACGATAATATTGCAAAGGTAGAACAAGCTTATGAGTTAAAAGTGGAATGTTTATTTAAATTGCAGAGAAAAGAAGAAGCAACGCAAAATAATATTTTGTTGGCAGATTATTATATAAAATTTGCTGAGAAAATATTTCAGAAGGATATACAAGGAGCGTTAAGAGCTGTTAATTTTTTTCAAAAAGGAATAATATTATATCGGAATAATGGAGAGCCAGAAAAGGCAGAAACTACTCATAAAAGGCTTGTTGAAATTCAGAGAGAAATCCCCAAAATAATGGTGCCGTTTTCTATTGAATTAGATATTAAAGGTGTTGTCGACAATCTTAAAGTTAATATGGAGGGTCTATCGTTTGAGGAATGTGTAATTCGGCTGACTCAAATGTTTGTGTTTGAAAAGCAGGAGGATATTAAAAAACGTGTAATAGAAGAATTTAAAGATAATCCGATTTCACATTTGTTTGGTAAGAGTTTAATAAATGCTCAAGGACAAACAGTGCTGGCATTACCACCACTTGATATTCATGATCCAGAAAAAGATCCGAAACTTATGGAACTACATATGTATCAAAATGCATTGGAAAAGCAAAAAGTTACGGGTGATATTTGGATGAAGAATGCTTTGCTTATAATAAGAGATAAATTTGTTATTAATAAATCTATGGTGGAGTTTTTGATTAAAGATAATCCAATTATTCCAGATGGAAGAGAAAGAATTTTTCAAAGCGGATTATACATGTTTTTGAACGGAGATTATTATGAAGCATTACACATTCTTGCACCACAGGTAGAAAACCTTTTTAGAAATATTGCACGAGAGGTTGGAGGCTTAACAGTAACATTGGAAAAAGATGGTTCGTCAATGGAAAAGGTATTGAGTTCAATTTTTTCTTTGCCAGAATTATTAGATTGCTATGATAATGATATTTTGTTTACATTTAGAGGGCTGCTAAACGAGCAATCTGGTGCTAATATACGAAATGAAATTGCACATGGCATCATAAGTGAATATGCTTGCTCTACAGGTGTTTGTCTATATTTTGGTGTGGCAGTTATAAAGTTACTTTCGCTTACATCATCTTCGTGTTATCGGATATTAAAAAATAGTGAAAAGCTAAAGCATTTTGAAATGCCAGACAAGGACGCACTCAAAGTAGTTAAGTGA
- a CDS encoding excisionase family DNA-binding protein: MDKVTMSVQEMAMQMGISLSKAYALTREADFPIVRVGKRVLIPVSEFKVWLSARATEK, translated from the coding sequence ATGGATAAAGTCACGATGAGTGTACAGGAAATGGCGATGCAGATGGGAATCAGCCTGAGCAAAGCATATGCTCTGACCAGAGAGGCGGACTTCCCAATCGTCCGTGTCGGCAAGCGGGTATTGATTCCGGTTTCCGAATTTAAAGTGTGGTTATCGGCAAGAGCCACAGAAAAATGA
- a CDS encoding low molecular weight protein-tyrosine-phosphatase, protein MIKILFICHGNICRSPISEFVLKDMVEKLGIADKFDIASAATSTEEIWGGKGNPIYPPAQEVLRAHGIGKTVYTDFSGKRARQITRQDYEYYDYLLCADTANLRNTMRITGPDYQDKIHLLLDYAGRHGQSIADPWYTGRFDETYRDVCQGCEGFLEYLRQGDRL, encoded by the coding sequence ATGATTAAAATACTTTTCATCTGCCATGGCAATATATGCCGTTCCCCTATCTCCGAGTTCGTCCTCAAGGACATGGTAGAAAAGCTCGGCATAGCAGATAAATTTGATATAGCTTCTGCGGCCACCAGCACTGAGGAGATCTGGGGCGGAAAAGGCAATCCGATATATCCGCCGGCGCAGGAAGTGCTGAGGGCTCATGGCATAGGTAAGACTGTTTACACAGACTTTAGTGGCAAGAGAGCCAGGCAGATTACAAGGCAGGATTATGAATATTATGATTACCTGCTCTGCGCAGATACAGCAAATTTGAGAAACACAATGCGCATAACCGGTCCGGACTACCAGGACAAGATACATTTGCTGCTCGATTATGCGGGAAGACATGGACAATCTATAGCAGATCCGTGGTATACAGGACGATTTGATGAGACATACAGGGATGTGTGTCAGGGGTGCGAGGGATTTCTTGAGTATCTCAGACAAGGCGATAGGTTGTAG
- a CDS encoding excisionase, which produces MARPSLGEKDILNPSEAIEYFVLSRRKFYDLLSNTDGEDFLAYYGERKLILRVAFEKYLLHHPELRRRG; this is translated from the coding sequence ATGGCAAGACCAAGTTTAGGAGAAAAGGATATTTTAAATCCTTCTGAGGCAATTGAATATTTTGTTTTGAGCCGGAGAAAATTTTATGATTTATTGAGTAATACGGATGGAGAAGATTTTCTGGCATACTACGGAGAGCGCAAGCTGATTCTCCGTGTTGCATTTGAAAAATATCTGCTGCACCATCCAGAGTTGAGGAGGCGAGGCTAA
- a CDS encoding phage/plasmid primase, P4 family — translation MYEKLPEQLKKDGRFCLWKYEKRNGRMTKVPYQINSKRASSADKKTFSDFRLAVSAMDGYDGIGMGAFDDFCMVDIDHCVFGGKLTQMAEDIVEKMNSYTEISPSGMGVRIVCKASSLSYDTDRYYINNQKLGLEIYAAGVTRKFCTLTGNVIRNRGIEERSAELGTILETYMFRPIPEKKNRMLDIPGSYLSDDSVIRLASDSRQGEKFKALWNGEIPDGKSHSDADMSLASILAFWCGGDTEQMDRLFRKSGLMRTKWDRVQSGSTYGALTLEKAVAQAMDFYRPYARTSAESDFDDMLQKLIELNVSDNSRYPWNDNGSGRLFADVYKDIARYVPKRKKWYVYDGTRWISDIGGLKTMELAKSLADSLVRYALTITDERRRKDYLEYSAKWQSRNYRNTYISDAQSVYPIAMSEFDRNIYYLNCQNGTLDLQTGEFHPHTPQDKLTKIAGAAYDPKTKNPRFTRFVSEVMSGDMDKAKFMQKSLGYGLTGDTRYECMFFYYGATTRNGKGTLMESTLHVMGDYGLTVRPETIAAKPSANSQNPTEDIARLAGVRFANISEPRRGLVLNEAQIKSMTGNDTLNARFLHENSFDFKPQFKLYVNTNYLPAITDMTLFSSGRIVIIPFDRHFEEWEQEQNLKAEFSKPEAASAILNWLIEGYTLLQKEGFSQPKSVKDATMSYQHDSDKIELFVEEFLEQEKDAECRTSAVYQAYRNWCNDNGYFAENSRNFNQALRTIGSVVRRRPRDGGEKTTLLTGYRLLCRDFLC, via the coding sequence ATGTACGAGAAACTTCCAGAGCAGTTGAAAAAAGACGGACGGTTCTGTCTGTGGAAATATGAAAAAAGAAATGGACGCATGACCAAAGTGCCGTATCAGATCAATAGCAAAAGAGCGAGCAGTGCCGATAAAAAGACTTTTTCGGATTTTCGACTGGCAGTCAGTGCAATGGATGGGTATGACGGAATCGGTATGGGAGCATTTGATGATTTCTGTATGGTCGATATTGACCACTGTGTGTTTGGTGGAAAGCTGACACAGATGGCAGAGGACATCGTGGAGAAAATGAATTCTTATACAGAAATCAGTCCATCAGGCATGGGAGTCCGCATTGTGTGTAAGGCTTCTTCCCTGTCTTATGATACGGACAGATATTACATCAATAATCAGAAACTTGGTCTGGAAATTTATGCAGCAGGTGTGACGAGAAAATTCTGTACCCTGACAGGAAATGTAATCCGGAATCGTGGTATTGAGGAACGGAGTGCTGAACTTGGCACAATATTGGAAACGTATATGTTCCGTCCGATTCCTGAGAAAAAGAATAGGATGCTGGATATTCCGGGCAGTTATCTTTCGGATGATTCGGTAATTCGTCTGGCATCTGATTCCAGACAGGGCGAAAAGTTCAAAGCCTTATGGAATGGCGAAATCCCGGATGGAAAGTCCCACAGTGATGCGGATATGTCACTTGCAAGTATTCTTGCATTCTGGTGTGGCGGTGATACAGAGCAGATGGACAGGCTGTTTAGAAAATCTGGCTTGATGCGAACCAAATGGGATCGTGTGCAGAGTGGCTCGACCTATGGTGCATTAACGTTGGAAAAAGCAGTGGCACAGGCAATGGATTTCTACCGACCTTATGCAAGAACATCAGCAGAGAGTGATTTTGACGATATGCTGCAGAAGCTGATAGAACTGAACGTGTCGGATAACAGCAGATACCCGTGGAACGACAACGGCTCAGGCAGATTATTTGCGGATGTGTATAAAGATATCGCAAGGTATGTTCCGAAAAGAAAAAAGTGGTATGTGTATGACGGTACCCGTTGGATTTCGGATATTGGAGGACTGAAAACAATGGAACTTGCAAAATCCCTTGCAGACAGTCTGGTCAGATATGCACTGACGATTACCGATGAACGCAGAAGAAAAGATTATCTGGAGTATTCCGCAAAATGGCAGAGCCGGAATTATCGCAATACTTATATCAGTGATGCTCAGAGCGTGTATCCGATTGCTATGTCTGAATTTGATCGCAACATTTATTACCTGAACTGCCAGAACGGAACACTGGATTTGCAGACCGGAGAATTTCATCCGCATACACCACAGGATAAGCTGACCAAGATTGCCGGGGCAGCCTATGATCCGAAGACCAAGAATCCACGTTTTACCAGATTTGTTTCAGAGGTGATGAGCGGGGATATGGATAAAGCAAAGTTCATGCAGAAAAGCCTTGGTTATGGTCTGACTGGTGATACCCGCTATGAATGTATGTTTTTCTATTATGGTGCAACCACCAGAAATGGAAAAGGAACACTGATGGAAAGCACACTTCATGTGATGGGAGATTACGGTTTGACTGTCCGCCCGGAAACGATTGCTGCGAAGCCATCTGCCAACAGTCAGAATCCAACAGAGGATATTGCAAGACTTGCCGGAGTACGGTTTGCCAATATTTCAGAGCCAAGGCGAGGATTGGTACTGAATGAAGCACAGATAAAAAGTATGACGGGAAATGATACACTGAATGCCAGATTTCTGCATGAGAATAGTTTTGATTTCAAACCACAGTTCAAATTGTATGTGAATACGAATTATCTTCCGGCTATTACAGATATGACCTTGTTTTCGAGCGGACGTATCGTAATCATTCCCTTTGACAGGCATTTTGAGGAATGGGAGCAGGAACAGAATCTGAAAGCGGAATTTTCCAAGCCGGAGGCAGCAAGTGCCATCTTAAACTGGCTGATTGAAGGATACACCCTATTACAGAAGGAAGGCTTTTCTCAGCCAAAATCAGTAAAAGATGCCACCATGTCCTATCAGCATGACAGCGATAAGATAGAACTTTTCGTAGAGGAATTTCTGGAACAGGAGAAGGATGCGGAATGCCGGACATCAGCCGTGTATCAGGCATATCGCAACTGGTGCAATGACAATGGATATTTTGCGGAGAATAGCCGGAATTTCAATCAGGCACTCCGTACAATCGGCTCGGTAGTCCGCAGGCGTCCGAGGGATGGCGGAGAAAAGACCACACTTTTAACAGGTTATCGGCTCTTGTGCAGAGATTTTCTCTGCTGA
- the rlmD gene encoding 23S rRNA (uracil(1939)-C(5))-methyltransferase RlmD, producing MKDSVNNRKRQSHSRSGKSGVANNREDNAGTKKTAYKNPANSNANKSQVSRRKYDVTGGEKQIKTGSKGKAVQGKPRQAHSSQYKPNLNSKCPISHLCGGCQYVDMPYEQQLAEKQKYIDDLLSVFGPVDKIIGMENPYHYRNKVTAAFRRMKSGEIISGVYEEGTHNILPVENCYVEDEKAAAIIRTFAGLIKSFKLQIYNEDTGTGLIRHLQIRVGRKTGQIMVIIVTASPVFPSKKNLAKALVTAHPEITTVVQNINMKDTSMVIGDRNQVVYGKGYIEDILCGKRFRISPGSFYQVNPEQTEVLYGKAIKYADLKKKETVIDAYCGIGTIGIAASDRAKKVIGVELNEAAVHDARVNVKMNKIQNVDIYSNDAGRFMVDVADEGDSIDVVFMDPPRSGSTEEFMSSVITLGPKRVVYISCGPESLARDLKYMTKHGYQVIRMTPVDMFPLTRGVETVVLLTRAGAGQHGYKTK from the coding sequence ATGAAAGACAGCGTAAACAATAGAAAAAGACAGTCACATAGCAGATCTGGGAAAAGTGGAGTGGCGAACAATAGGGAGGATAACGCTGGAACAAAAAAGACAGCGTATAAAAATCCTGCAAACTCAAATGCAAATAAGTCTCAAGTCTCTAGAAGAAAGTACGATGTAACAGGTGGAGAGAAACAAATAAAAACAGGAAGCAAAGGTAAAGCTGTACAGGGAAAACCGCGACAGGCACACTCATCACAGTATAAGCCCAACCTGAACAGCAAATGCCCTATATCCCATCTGTGCGGTGGCTGTCAGTATGTGGATATGCCATATGAGCAGCAGCTTGCCGAGAAACAGAAGTATATAGATGACCTGCTCAGCGTATTTGGTCCTGTGGACAAGATAATAGGCATGGAGAATCCGTATCACTACAGGAATAAGGTCACTGCGGCATTCAGGAGAATGAAGAGCGGAGAAATAATTTCCGGGGTGTATGAGGAGGGAACACACAACATACTTCCAGTCGAGAACTGTTATGTGGAGGATGAGAAGGCTGCGGCCATCATCAGGACATTTGCCGGACTGATAAAGTCGTTCAAGCTGCAGATATACAACGAGGATACAGGAACCGGACTTATCAGGCATTTGCAGATAAGAGTTGGAAGAAAGACTGGGCAGATCATGGTGATCATAGTTACAGCGTCGCCGGTATTTCCGTCCAAGAAAAATCTCGCAAAGGCACTTGTGACGGCTCATCCGGAGATTACAACGGTTGTTCAGAATATCAACATGAAGGACACCAGCATGGTCATCGGCGACAGGAATCAGGTCGTTTACGGTAAAGGTTATATAGAGGATATCCTATGCGGAAAGCGTTTCCGTATATCGCCAGGCAGCTTCTATCAGGTCAATCCGGAGCAGACTGAGGTTCTATATGGAAAAGCTATCAAGTACGCGGATCTCAAGAAGAAGGAGACTGTGATAGATGCCTACTGCGGTATAGGAACCATAGGCATAGCTGCAAGCGACCGGGCAAAGAAGGTCATCGGCGTGGAGCTGAATGAGGCAGCAGTGCATGATGCCCGGGTGAATGTGAAGATGAACAAGATACAGAATGTTGATATTTACAGTAACGATGCAGGTAGATTTATGGTGGATGTCGCTGATGAAGGGGACAGCATAGACGTGGTATTTATGGATCCTCCGAGGTCAGGAAGTACCGAGGAGTTCATGTCATCGGTCATCACTCTTGGACCTAAGAGAGTAGTGTATATATCCTGCGGCCCGGAGAGCCTTGCCCGCGACTTGAAATATATGACAAAGCACGGCTATCAGGTCATCAGGATGACACCGGTGGACATGTTCCCGCTCACCCGCGGGGTAGAAACCGTGGTGCTCCTAACCAGGGCGGGCGCTGGACAACATGGATATAAAACAAAATGA
- a CDS encoding DNA-methyltransferase: protein MFSTNSSAYKLFNENNLDFMKRLPDSSIDLILTDPPYNLSQFSRGNIHLNNGKTINNKIAEWDSIPLNPNDYIEPFTRIIKPTGNIFIFTSYSLLGKWYDAFNPLFSTFQIFVWHKTTPTQSVYHNSFLNSCELVVCLWNKGHTWNFSSQDQMHNFFECPSCMFPEKIISPKHPTQKPLELIEHLLLISSNPNDIIFDPFMGVGTTGEAALKNNRRFIGIDIDEKYVKASLKRLSIY, encoded by the coding sequence TTGTTTAGTACTAATTCAAGCGCATATAAACTTTTTAACGAAAACAACCTTGATTTTATGAAAAGATTGCCAGACTCATCTATTGACCTAATTTTGACAGATCCCCCATACAATCTATCCCAATTTTCTAGAGGAAATATTCATTTAAATAACGGTAAAACAATCAATAACAAAATCGCCGAATGGGATAGCATTCCTTTAAATCCAAACGACTATATAGAACCGTTTACCAGAATAATAAAACCCACGGGGAATATATTCATATTCACTAGTTATTCATTACTTGGCAAATGGTATGATGCATTTAACCCGTTATTCTCAACATTCCAGATATTCGTTTGGCATAAGACAACTCCCACACAAAGTGTATACCACAACAGTTTTTTGAACAGTTGTGAACTAGTTGTGTGTCTCTGGAATAAAGGTCACACTTGGAATTTTTCTTCTCAAGACCAAATGCACAACTTCTTCGAGTGCCCATCATGTATGTTTCCCGAAAAAATCATCTCTCCGAAACATCCAACGCAAAAGCCACTTGAACTTATTGAGCATCTTCTGTTAATTTCCTCTAACCCAAATGACATCATCTTTGATCCATTCATGGGAGTTGGCACTACAGGCGAAGCTGCATTAAAGAATAACCGGCGTTTTATTGGAATCGATATAGATGAAAAATATGTAAAAGCATCTCTTAAAAGGCTGTCTATATACTAA
- a CDS encoding excisionase, whose product MAIEKHDTTENTLVPVSEKYTLTIKEAASYFNIGTKKMRRLAEDNRGRFAVFSGNRYLIIRPQFEKFISASSEI is encoded by the coding sequence ATGGCAATAGAAAAACATGATACTACGGAAAATACACTTGTCCCTGTGAGTGAAAAGTACACACTGACAATCAAAGAAGCAGCATCGTATTTTAATATCGGGACAAAGAAAATGCGTAGACTGGCAGAAGATAACAGAGGAAGATTTGCGGTATTCAGCGGAAACAGGTATCTGATTATCCGCCCGCAGTTTGAAAAATTTATCAGTGCTTCTTCGGAGATATAA
- a CDS encoding prolyl-tRNA synthetase associated domain-containing protein: MELYKGRPETNEGRLEREIRVYDFLDDHGIEYWRTDHAPADTMEVCYEIDAVLGATICKNLFLCNRQKTQFYLLMMPGDKPFKTKEITSQIGSARLSFASPEDMEKYLDIRPGAVSVMGLMNDHENHVQLLVDEDVMKGEYLGCHPCVCTSSLKIRTEDIFGKFLEAVHHDMIKVTLTGE; the protein is encoded by the coding sequence ATGGAATTATACAAAGGCAGACCAGAGACAAATGAAGGACGACTTGAGAGGGAGATCAGAGTTTATGATTTCCTTGATGATCACGGCATAGAGTATTGGCGCACAGATCATGCACCAGCAGATACAATGGAAGTTTGCTACGAGATAGATGCGGTGCTTGGGGCAACCATTTGTAAGAATCTGTTTCTGTGCAACAGGCAGAAGACACAGTTCTATCTGCTCATGATGCCGGGCGACAAGCCGTTCAAAACAAAGGAGATCACATCGCAGATAGGCAGCGCGAGACTTTCATTTGCATCGCCGGAGGATATGGAGAAGTATCTGGATATCAGGCCGGGGGCGGTCAGCGTCATGGGACTCATGAATGACCATGAGAATCATGTGCAGCTGCTTGTTGATGAGGATGTTATGAAGGGTGAATACCTTGGATGCCATCCGTGTGTGTGCACGTCGAGCTTGAAGATCAGGACGGAGGATATATTTGGAAAGTTTCTTGAGGCGGTTCACCACGATATGATCAAGGTGACGCTCACCGGAGAATAG
- a CDS encoding phage major capsid protein encodes MVNSTAYYNDFWNEMRGVQVVTDSFYNNRESKTNAYHLPEASNRKYTAALQEESVVRQLATVVNATRSDSRIYAFDCEGQAEWGEGNDAEDMNNEGDFKRFDVQVYRLSELVKLGTVFTSDQSFAIENYVIRKMARCFGSSEEQAFINGTGVNQPTGILHATEGAETGVTAESDSAISYDEIIKLYLSVDKKYRKHGTWIMNDETALALRTLKDSAGNYLWKDSNETIFSKPVQIVDSMPSIGKGQKVIAFGDFSNYWLVQRFPLTIRTLKEKFAMRGQVGYLGCEYLDGKLIRKDAVKVLQMAAD; translated from the coding sequence ATGGTTAACAGTACAGCTTATTATAACGATTTTTGGAATGAAATGAGAGGAGTACAGGTGGTTACAGACAGCTTTTACAACAACCGTGAGAGCAAAACGAATGCGTACCATCTGCCAGAAGCATCAAATAGGAAATATACGGCAGCATTACAGGAAGAAAGCGTGGTCCGCCAGTTGGCAACCGTTGTGAATGCAACCAGAAGCGATAGCCGTATCTATGCATTTGACTGTGAAGGTCAGGCAGAATGGGGAGAGGGAAATGATGCAGAAGATATGAATAATGAGGGCGATTTCAAAAGATTTGATGTACAGGTATACAGATTGTCTGAACTTGTTAAATTGGGAACAGTGTTTACCTCTGATCAGTCCTTTGCTATTGAGAATTATGTGATCAGGAAAATGGCACGCTGTTTCGGCTCAAGCGAGGAGCAGGCATTTATTAACGGAACAGGGGTAAATCAGCCGACAGGCATTCTGCATGCCACTGAAGGGGCTGAAACGGGCGTGACAGCAGAGAGTGATTCAGCTATCAGCTATGATGAAATTATCAAATTGTATCTGTCTGTGGATAAGAAGTATCGTAAGCATGGTACATGGATTATGAACGATGAAACGGCTCTGGCACTCCGTACCCTCAAAGATTCAGCCGGAAACTATCTGTGGAAAGACAGCAATGAAACAATTTTCTCAAAGCCTGTGCAGATCGTTGATTCCATGCCGTCTATCGGAAAGGGGCAGAAAGTAATCGCATTTGGAGATTTCAGCAATTACTGGCTCGTTCAGCGTTTCCCACTGACTATCCGCACACTGAAAGAAAAGTTTGCCATGCGTGGACAGGTAGGGTATCTGGGATGTGAGTATCTGGACGGAAAACTGATCCGTAAGGATGCAGTCAAGGTACTTCAGATGGCAGCAGACTAA
- a CDS encoding helix-turn-helix domain-containing protein — protein sequence MSVSYKKLQHILIEREISHSQLMRAANISANIISKIKNGQYIALDKVESICTALDCTPNDILVFLPDSEVKDDTHSKKAEKFSQEG from the coding sequence ATGAGCGTAAGCTATAAAAAATTGCAACACATACTAATTGAGCGTGAAATATCGCATTCTCAGCTAATGAGAGCCGCTAATATTTCTGCTAATATAATTTCAAAAATAAAAAACGGACAATACATTGCCCTTGATAAAGTTGAAAGCATTTGTACTGCCTTAGATTGCACTCCAAATGATATTCTTGTATTCCTTCCCGATTCAGAAGTCAAAGATGATACACATTCAAAGAAAGCAGAAAAATTTTCACAGGAGGGATAA